Proteins encoded in a region of the Onthophagus taurus isolate NC chromosome 10, IU_Otau_3.0, whole genome shotgun sequence genome:
- the LOC111428229 gene encoding venom allergen-1-like has product MVKLHNIYRDKLASGDDRRGGNIGATDMMALEYDLGLEYTAWCWSHNCLDDHDQCRITPEFDTAGQNQYMWFDNQPCDESTMEDAVDKWYEEISINKRGRKCIKNFDCDLHGVGHWTQLVWASTTHVGCAFSNLLQSFNASHVDYCKKELQCQVRSRVFPNTACQCPAENEKRCGGSPIVTKLSSNETLMNIVVDLHNKYREGIASGEETRLGNVGATDMMMLEYDTDLEYLAWCYSHKCNDEPDVCRRTPKFESSGQNQFVWFDGNDCDSSTLEDTVEMWYNEIDLMTQGRSAIITFNCDTEMVGRFTQMIWGRTISVGCALTNYFDRATSTNACNILCNYGPNGNRNQSRIYTLGTPARDCFETHHNFTSLCVGKVPPYGEHEVEGSPTVVTSWFLLWSSFFGVFLVRWFLVY; this is encoded by the exons ATGGtaaaattacataatattTATAGAGATAAATTAGCATCGGGGGATGATAGAAGAGGTGGTAATATTGGCGCAACTGATATGATGGCTCTAGAATATGATCTGGGCCTTGAATATACTGCTTGGTGTTGGAGTCATAATTGTCTTGATGATCATGACCAATGCAGGATTACTCCAGAGTTTGATACTGCCGGCCAAAATCAATATATGTGGTTCGATAATCAACCTTGCGATGAATCGACGATGGAAGACGCCGTGGATAAATGGTACGAAGAAATCAGCATAAACAAAAGAGGtagaaaatgtattaaaaactttgattGCGACTTACACGGCGTTGGACATTGGACACAACTTGTTTGGGCAAGTACTACTCATGTTGGATGCGCTTTCTCTAA TTTACTTCAAAGTTTTAACGCATCACATGTAGATTATTGCAAAAAAGAGTTGCAATGCCAGGTGCGTAGCCGTGTGTTTCCAAACACTGCCTGTCAGTGTCCTGCTGAGAATGAAAAAAGATGTGGAGGTTCGCCTATAGTAACAAAATTAAGTTCGAATGAAACATTGATGAATATTGTTGTGGATTTGCACAATAAATACAGGGAAGGTATCGCTTCAGGTGAGGAAACGAGACTTGGTAATGTTGGTGCAACTGATATGATGATGCTGGAATATGATACAGATCTCGAATATTTGGCTTGGTGTTATAGTCATAAATGTAATGATGAACCTGATGTTTGTAGGCGAACGCCAAAGTTTGAAAGTTCCGGCCAAAATCAATTTGTGTGGTTTGATGGAAACGATTGTGACAGTTCAACATTAGAAGATACGGTAGAAATGTGGTATAATGAAATCGATTTGATGACACAAGGAAGAAGTGCCATCATAACATTTAATTGTGATACGGAAATGGTCGGACGATTTACACAAATGATTTGGGGTAGAACGATTAGTGTTGGATGTGCTTTAACGAACTATTTTGATAGAGCAACTAGTACCAATGCTTGTAATATTCTTTGTAATTACGGACCTAATGGAAACCGCAATCAAAGTAGAATATACACTTTAGGTACTCCGGCTCGGGATTGTTTTGAGACACATCATAATTTTACAAGTTTATGTGTTGGAAAAGTACCGCCATACGGCGAACATGAAGTGGAAGGATCTCCGACGGTTGTGACTAGTTGGTTCTTGTTGTGGAGTAGTTTCTTTGGTGTCTTTTTGGTGCGCTGGTTTCTGGTTTATTAA